TACTGATAGAGTCATAATGAGCACTATAAAAACATTTTGCTGAAAAGTTTCAAAAAAATCTTATGAAAAAGATGGCTGAAAATTCAGCAGAAAAATGCAATTGATACTCCATTGTTGATTTTTACCTTTTAGTATAAACTTAATATTATTTTAACACCATTTAGATATATTGATATATCATTGAGTAAAATTTATATATTAGTAATCCTTTTTTTCTGATTTAGGGGGTGTAACATGGTAATTTTATTTGACAAGTTTAATCTTCCTGAGGACATATTCGAGGTAATATTTGCAACAGAGCAGCAGATAATTGTTGCAGAAGCCCTGATGAGGGAGATGAAGCAGAAGGGGGGAGAGCTTACAAAATCTCAGATGTCTGATTTTGCAACAAGGCTGCATGAGGGAAAGCTTGTTACAAAAGTCAACAGGGCTCCCTTTGTCGGAAAGACAATAAAGCTGTCTTACAACAAAAGGCAGTTTTACGACAGGATTCTCACTCCAATGAAGAGCATGGGGCTCATCTATTATGACCTTTACAAGAAGATTTACAAGGTTTCAGACAGCTTTGTGCAGGAGCTCACAAGAATCGGGCAGATGTGGTACAAGGAGCTGAGGAATCCTCCAAATTAATTTTTTCTTTAATGTTTTTTAATGTTTTCTTTTGCATTCCATTTTTTGTATTCTATTTTTCCTTCTTTATACAAAAAAGGCGCTAAAACTCATTACTTTAGTTGCGAGATACAGCGCCTTTTTGTATCCTAAAAATCCGCGAATCAGAGAGCGTCCGGTCAAACGCTCTCAGCGGATTTTTATGATGTTTATGATATAATTTGATTACTCCAAGCCGGGCACTGGACTTCTCCAATAGCATAATTTTTAAACAGAATACTTAATCTTTTTTTTATGGATGACAAAGCAACGCCTGAAGGCGCTGACAATTCAGATATTGTGAATTCAATTCTTGGGTTTTTTCCCCATGAAAGCATAAGGACAGGGCAGGGAAAGCTTCTGCTTGACATCTACCGGGCAGCATCTTCCGGGAAAAGCATCCTGATAAACGCGCCAACAGGAATCGGAAAGACAGCAGGCGCCCTTTCCCCAATCCTCAAGCTCGCATCAGAGCATAAGCACAGCGAAAAGAAGCTGAAGATTTTCTTTCTCACAGGAAGGCACACCCAGCACAAGATTGTGCTTGAGACAATAAAAACATTAAATGAGAAAAACGGAAAGGAGATTGTTGCCGCAGACATATTCGGCAAGAAATACATGTGCGGCTTTGAGGACGTTACAATATTCTCCTCAACAGAGTTCAGCGAATACTGCAAATCATTACGTGAAAGCAAAAAATGCTTTTTCTACAGGAACACCTTTGACAAGGAGAGCAATGAGAAGATTTTTTCAGGCGCATCTTTGGGACTTGTCAGCTCTTTTGAGAAAAGGTGCGCATCAAGGCAGGAGATAAGGGAATCCTGCATTGAGAAGTATGTGTGCCCTTACGAGGTGGCATGCGGGGTTGCAAGGAATGCTGATGTCATAATCTGCGACTACAACCACATCTTCAACCCCGACATCCGGGCGATTTTCTTCAAGAAGATATCTGCTGAGCTTGAGAACTCAGTGATAATAATAGATGAGGCGCACAATCTCCCCGAAAGGCTAAGAGAGATGCTTTCGCAGAGGATAAGCGAGAAGACAATTGAGCTTGCGATTTCAGAGGCAAAGAGGTTCAAGTTCGGGATTGAGGAGCAGCTTCTTGCGCTTCAGGGATTTTTCAGGAAAAAGAAATCAGAGATTTCAAAGAGAAGGGGAATTTTAAGCGAAATTCTCCTGGAGAATTCCGAGATAATTGACTTTGTGAAGAGGCATTTTGATTTGAAAGAGACCATTGAAGCGCTTATCCGCTGCGCAGACGAGGTCAGGAAAGCCCAGAGAAAAAGCTTCATTGGAAGGATTGCGGATTTTCTTATTCTTGTGAATTCCACTTCAGAGCAGGATGAGTTCATAACAATCGCCTCAATAAGCCAGTATTCTGACAGCAAGGAGCTTGAGATTGAGTATTTCTGCATTGAGCCCGCCCTTCTTACAAAGGATGTTATTGAGGGCGCAAAATCCCTGATTCTCATGAGCGCAACCCTTGAGCCGCTTGAGATGTACTGCGACATCCTCGGTTTTGACTATCCCTTCCTTAAATCCTATGAAAGCCCCTTTCCAGAAAAGAACAGGCTTACGCTGATAATCCCGAAAACCACAACTAAATATGAGTTCAGGAGCGAGGCGCAGTTTCGGGACATTTCAGAGAATTTGGCAGGAATCCTTAAGTCAATTCCAGGAAGAGCTGCGCTTTTCTTCCCAAGTTATGAAATAATGTCTGCTGTAATGCCCGTCCTTTCTTCAGAAAAGAGGAATTTTTTCATTGAGAAAAGAAAATTCCAGAAGGAGCAGAAGGCTGAACTGATAAATTCATTCCTGAAAGATGAGATGGGAGTATTGTGCGCGGTTGTAGGAGCCTCTTTTTCAGAGGGAATTGACCTTCCCAACAAGCTTAAGAGCGTTGTTCTTGTCGGGCTTCCGCTCAGGCCTCCTGGAATCAAGGTGAAAAAGCTCGTGCAGTATTATGCTGAGAAATTCGGGAAGGGTTTTGAGTACGGCTATTTCATCCCTGCAATAAACAAGGCAATCCAGAGTGCGGGGCGCTGCATAAGAAGCAGCACTGACTACGGTGCCCTGATTTTTCTTGACAAGCGCTATGCATATGACAATTACAAGGCGCTTATGCCCACTGACTGGAACCTTAAGGTTTCATCTGACTATGAAAAAGCGCTCCGGGATTTCTTTGAGGGCAGGAAGGGAAATTAAAAGTAAACTAAAAGCAGAAGAGTAAATCAAAAGCATAACCGCAATAAAAACTTAATAAAGAATTTTTTAATTGAAATCTTACCAATCAGAGGGTTGTGACAATAACCTTGTCAGAGACAATAACAGTGTGCTCTGCCTGACTCACCATCCCCCTGCTGACTTCTGACAACGGCGGGTATTCCCCGATTATCTCAGCATTTATGAGCTGCCTCAGCGCAAAATTCACCTGTGCGCTCGGGAATTTCTGCTCAAGCCACCTTTTTGCAAATGGAAGCCCGTTGTACTCATCTATTTCAGAAAGCACCTTCCTGCTTATTATGTCTCTTATAGGCTTACGTTCTATAATTGAGAAGACGCTGGCATTTGGGCTTTCCACAACCATTCCTGCACCAGTTGTTGCAAACGGCTCAATTGCAACCACCTGCTCAAAAAGCTTGTTATTGGATGAGGTTGCAAAGTTTGGAATTGACGGCTCTGAATGGATGTCAAAATCTGCAAGTCCGTGCCCTGAAAGGTTTTTTATCGGAGAAAATCCGTATTTTGTGATTGCATTCTGGATTTGCGCGCCGATTTCTCCTATTGAAACACCGTTTCTGATTATTTTTAGCGCAGCATCAAGTGCGTCCTTTGAAGCCTGGACAAGCTCTTTCATTTTAGGGTCATCGCCGAGGTATACTGTGCAGGCAGTGTCTGAGATGCAGCCGTTGATTTCAATCCCCAAGTCCAGCTTTGCCATGTCCCCATTTTCAAAGATGGTTTTGTCAGATGAATCAGAGCAGTAGTGCGCTGCTATGTGGTTTCTTGAAATCTGGACTGGGAATGCAAAGTTGCCCCCAAGGGCTCTTATCTTTGCCTCTATTTTTTCAGTGACTTCAAGAAGGGATTCGCCCTCTTTTATGAGCCCCCTTCCGTATTCCCTTGCCTCAGAAGCCATCTTTCCCGCTTTTATCCAGTCATTTAATTTTTCTATTGCTATTGTAAATCACCTTTAGGAGTTGAATTAATATCCTTAATTCAGGTTGGAATGCCTTAATTATATAAAATTTTAGGAAAAACCGCTTTTTGCAGCTGTTCTGTCCTATTGCCTTGTCCTATTGCTTTTGTCTTATATTTTTAACATTAGA
The genomic region above belongs to Candidatus Woesearchaeota archaeon and contains:
- the map gene encoding type II methionyl aminopeptidase, with translation MEKLNDWIKAGKMASEAREYGRGLIKEGESLLEVTEKIEAKIRALGGNFAFPVQISRNHIAAHYCSDSSDKTIFENGDMAKLDLGIEINGCISDTACTVYLGDDPKMKELVQASKDALDAALKIIRNGVSIGEIGAQIQNAITKYGFSPIKNLSGHGLADFDIHSEPSIPNFATSSNNKLFEQVVAIEPFATTGAGMVVESPNASVFSIIERKPIRDIISRKVLSEIDEYNGLPFAKRWLEQKFPSAQVNFALRQLINAEIIGEYPPLSEVSRGMVSQAEHTVIVSDKVIVTTL
- a CDS encoding ATP-dependent DNA helicase — its product is MDDKATPEGADNSDIVNSILGFFPHESIRTGQGKLLLDIYRAASSGKSILINAPTGIGKTAGALSPILKLASEHKHSEKKLKIFFLTGRHTQHKIVLETIKTLNEKNGKEIVAADIFGKKYMCGFEDVTIFSSTEFSEYCKSLRESKKCFFYRNTFDKESNEKIFSGASLGLVSSFEKRCASRQEIRESCIEKYVCPYEVACGVARNADVIICDYNHIFNPDIRAIFFKKISAELENSVIIIDEAHNLPERLREMLSQRISEKTIELAISEAKRFKFGIEEQLLALQGFFRKKKSEISKRRGILSEILLENSEIIDFVKRHFDLKETIEALIRCADEVRKAQRKSFIGRIADFLILVNSTSEQDEFITIASISQYSDSKELEIEYFCIEPALLTKDVIEGAKSLILMSATLEPLEMYCDILGFDYPFLKSYESPFPEKNRLTLIIPKTTTKYEFRSEAQFRDISENLAGILKSIPGRAALFFPSYEIMSAVMPVLSSEKRNFFIEKRKFQKEQKAELINSFLKDEMGVLCAVVGASFSEGIDLPNKLKSVVLVGLPLRPPGIKVKKLVQYYAEKFGKGFEYGYFIPAINKAIQSAGRCIRSSTDYGALIFLDKRYAYDNYKALMPTDWNLKVSSDYEKALRDFFEGRKGN